Proteins found in one Methylobacterium sp. CB376 genomic segment:
- a CDS encoding adenylate kinase: MRLVLLGPPGAGKGTQSQLLSTHFGIPQLSTGDMLRAAVAAQTPIGRAAKAVMEEGGLVPDEIVTGIVSERLGMADATAGFILDGFPRTIAQAGALDGVLLAKGVMLNAVVELVVDPEILVLRMTARVTETLARGEPVRRDDNPEAFSRRLVAYSTETAPLTRYYAERSLLQPIDGMRPVDEVFDEITRALDASAGARAPKNGEA; the protein is encoded by the coding sequence GTGAGACTTGTGCTGCTCGGTCCTCCCGGTGCCGGCAAGGGGACCCAATCCCAACTCTTGAGCACCCATTTCGGGATACCCCAGCTCTCGACGGGCGACATGCTGCGAGCAGCGGTCGCGGCGCAGACCCCGATCGGGCGTGCTGCCAAGGCGGTGATGGAGGAAGGCGGTCTCGTGCCCGACGAGATCGTGACCGGAATCGTCAGCGAGCGTCTGGGAATGGCCGATGCGACGGCGGGCTTCATCCTCGACGGGTTCCCGCGCACGATCGCTCAAGCCGGTGCGCTGGACGGTGTGCTTCTGGCGAAAGGGGTGATGCTCAACGCCGTCGTCGAGTTGGTCGTCGATCCGGAGATCCTGGTGCTACGGATGACGGCGCGCGTGACCGAGACCCTCGCCCGTGGCGAGCCGGTGCGGCGCGACGACAACCCCGAAGCCTTCTCTCGGCGCTTGGTGGCGTACTCGACTGAGACGGCGCCGCTGACACGGTACTACGCTGAGCGAAGCCTCCTACAGCCTATCGACGGGATGCGACCTGTCGACGAAGTCTTCGACGAGATCACCCGTGCCCTCGACGCGTCGGCGGGCGCTCGTGCTCCGAAGAACGGAGAGGCCTAG
- a CDS encoding alpha/beta fold hydrolase, whose translation MRSISRQHFHRIAYVEWGDPASERVIVCVHGLSRQGRDFDDLARALAAKGYRVVCPDLVGRGRSGRLHNPDDYALPQYAVDMTVLLAHVGAPQVDWVGTSLGGLIGMILAGMPESPIRRLVINDIGPFLPWAALRRLGDTIREATRFFDSIDQAEAHLRRVLAPFGALTDAQWRHLTEHSLLPRSGGGYELHYDPGIGDAFRPGRVYNVSLWTYWDAMRCPALVLRGETSDLLLARTATEMVQRRPGTELVEIPGCGHAPALLDPDQIRLVVEWLTR comes from the coding sequence GTGCGGAGCATCTCGCGGCAGCACTTCCACCGCATCGCCTACGTCGAGTGGGGTGATCCGGCGAGCGAGCGCGTGATCGTCTGCGTGCACGGCCTGAGCCGCCAGGGGCGGGACTTCGATGACCTCGCCCGTGCCCTGGCAGCAAAGGGGTACCGCGTGGTCTGCCCGGACCTCGTCGGTCGCGGCCGGAGTGGCCGGCTGCATAACCCCGACGATTACGCCCTGCCGCAATATGCCGTCGATATGACGGTTCTGCTCGCCCATGTCGGCGCACCGCAGGTGGACTGGGTCGGCACCTCGCTCGGCGGGCTCATCGGCATGATCCTCGCGGGCATGCCCGAGTCTCCGATCAGGCGTCTTGTCATCAACGATATCGGGCCTTTCCTGCCCTGGGCGGCGCTCCGGCGCCTGGGCGACACGATCCGCGAGGCGACCCGGTTCTTCGACTCTATCGATCAGGCCGAAGCCCATCTCCGCCGGGTATTGGCGCCGTTCGGAGCGCTGACTGACGCCCAGTGGCGGCACCTGACCGAGCACAGCCTCTTGCCCCGCTCTGGCGGTGGGTACGAGCTGCACTACGATCCCGGCATCGGCGATGCGTTCCGGCCAGGACGGGTCTACAACGTGAGCCTGTGGACCTACTGGGACGCCATGCGCTGCCCAGCGCTCGTGCTGCGAGGAGAGACCTCCGATCTCCTGCTGGCGCGGACAGCGACCGAGATGGTGCAGCGACGTCCGGGGACGGAGCTTGTTGAGATCCCGGGCTGCGGGCACGCGCCCGCGCTGCTCGATCCTGACCAGATCCGCCTCGTCGTGGAATGGCTGACGCGATGA
- a CDS encoding alpha/beta hydrolase codes for MARLAAHAAALLWRRARGLSGVGVAFGTLFFAAALTPSLVPRTALTQGVLAGASFATGYGLGVSWRWLWAYLELPVPADRAIRVTNALVTAFCLSVAATFLWRAAGWQNSIRRVMDMEPIASAHPLQVCSVALATFAALLALVRLFGLTARGMAGRARRFVPGRVATVIGVSVTVVSFWSLANGVLFRAAFHVLDASFRERDALLEPERPQPVEPVRTGGPGSLVRWKDLGRAGREFVASGPGAAEIGAVTGRPAAEPIRVYVGLRAADTAQDRARLALAELKRAGAFDRSILVVITPTGTGWIDPSAMNAVEYLHHGDIASVAVQYSYLSSPLSLLVQPDYGSDTARALFAEVYRYWTTLPRNRRPRLYLHGLSLGAMHSESSVELFETIGDPIDGAMWSGPPFGSRLWRSLTDGRNPGSPAWLPEFRDGRFVRFLNQDGTRVAADTPWAPMRVVYLQYASDAVTFFDSRDVYRPPAWLETPRGPDVSPQLRWYPLVTALQLALDMAMATKPPMGYGHVYAPQHYVDAWVAVTEVRDWSQEALATLKQQLAKAASHAMEDAAGDEGVYRNRGG; via the coding sequence GTGGCGCGCCTCGCCGCCCATGCGGCCGCATTGCTCTGGCGCCGGGCACGCGGGTTGTCGGGCGTCGGTGTGGCGTTTGGTACCCTTTTCTTCGCGGCGGCCCTGACCCCGTCTCTCGTTCCGCGAACGGCGCTCACCCAGGGAGTGCTGGCGGGCGCGAGTTTCGCCACAGGGTATGGCCTCGGCGTATCCTGGCGATGGCTCTGGGCTTACCTGGAACTGCCGGTGCCAGCGGACCGCGCGATCCGCGTGACGAATGCCCTCGTCACCGCGTTCTGTCTGTCGGTCGCCGCAACCTTCCTGTGGCGCGCAGCCGGGTGGCAGAACTCGATCCGCCGGGTGATGGACATGGAGCCCATCGCGAGCGCGCATCCCCTTCAGGTCTGCTCGGTGGCTTTGGCGACCTTCGCCGCGCTCCTGGCGCTCGTGCGGCTGTTCGGGCTGACAGCCCGCGGCATGGCCGGTCGGGCGCGCCGATTCGTCCCTGGGCGGGTCGCGACCGTAATCGGCGTCTCCGTCACGGTCGTCTCGTTCTGGTCGCTGGCGAATGGCGTGTTGTTCCGCGCGGCCTTCCACGTGCTCGACGCCTCGTTTCGCGAACGCGACGCGCTGCTGGAGCCGGAGCGCCCGCAGCCGGTCGAGCCGGTGCGGACGGGCGGTCCGGGATCGCTGGTCCGATGGAAGGACCTCGGGCGTGCCGGGCGCGAGTTCGTGGCGTCGGGCCCTGGTGCGGCGGAGATCGGCGCCGTCACTGGGCGTCCGGCAGCCGAGCCGATCCGCGTCTATGTCGGCTTGCGCGCCGCCGACACGGCGCAGGACCGGGCGCGACTGGCCTTGGCAGAACTCAAGCGCGCGGGGGCCTTCGACCGCTCGATCCTCGTCGTGATCACGCCGACCGGGACGGGATGGATCGATCCGTCGGCGATGAACGCTGTCGAGTACCTGCACCACGGCGACATCGCCAGCGTCGCCGTGCAGTATTCCTACCTGTCGAGCCCCTTGTCGCTCCTCGTCCAGCCGGACTACGGATCGGACACGGCCCGCGCTCTCTTCGCGGAGGTCTACCGCTACTGGACCACATTGCCGAGGAACCGCCGCCCGAGGCTCTACCTGCACGGGCTGAGCCTGGGAGCGATGCATTCCGAAAGCTCGGTCGAACTGTTCGAGACGATTGGCGATCCGATCGATGGCGCGATGTGGAGCGGCCCCCCGTTCGGCAGCCGGCTCTGGCGTTCGCTGACCGATGGCCGCAATCCCGGCTCGCCGGCCTGGCTGCCGGAGTTCCGGGACGGCCGCTTCGTGCGGTTCCTTAATCAGGACGGCACGCGCGTGGCCGCGGACACCCCCTGGGCGCCGATGCGGGTCGTCTATCTGCAATACGCCAGCGACGCGGTGACCTTCTTCGACTCTCGCGATGTCTATCGCCCGCCGGCTTGGCTGGAGACTCCGCGTGGGCCGGACGTGTCGCCGCAGCTGCGCTGGTATCCCCTCGTGACGGCTCTCCAACTCGCTCTCGACATGGCGATGGCGACGAAGCCCCCGATGGGTTACGGTCACGTCTATGCTCCGCAGCACTACGTCGATGCCTGGGTCGCCGTGACCGAGGTGCGCGATTGGTCTCAGGAGGCGCTCGCAACCCTGAAACAGCAGCTGGCGAAGGCTGCCAGCCATGCGATGGAAGACGCCGCCGGCGACGAGGGTGTGTACCGCAATCGGGGCGGCTGA
- a CDS encoding DNA-3-methyladenine glycosylase, translated as MAQIHLSWFDRPAANVAAALIGCQLLVDGVGGVIVEAEAYGRSDPASHSFAGPTRRNASMFGLPGHAYVYRSYGLHWCMNIVCEPGSAVLVRALEPTQKIDNMRARRRTSDIRLLCSGPGRLCEALAITGEYDGWPLDRAPFEMLAGDRPVTVSSSGRIGITRAVETPWRFVLAGSRFVSRPTPRGKVW; from the coding sequence ATGGCCCAGATCCACCTCTCCTGGTTCGATCGCCCAGCAGCCAACGTTGCCGCCGCCCTGATCGGTTGCCAATTGCTGGTCGACGGGGTGGGCGGTGTCATTGTGGAAGCCGAGGCCTACGGCCGGTCCGATCCGGCCTCGCACAGCTTCGCCGGACCGACCCGGCGAAACGCCAGCATGTTCGGCCTACCGGGACACGCCTACGTCTACCGCTCCTACGGCCTGCACTGGTGCATGAACATCGTATGCGAGCCAGGGAGTGCGGTTCTCGTGCGGGCGCTCGAGCCGACGCAGAAGATCGACAACATGAGGGCGCGCCGGCGCACGAGCGACATCCGCCTCCTCTGCTCCGGGCCTGGCCGCTTGTGTGAGGCGCTCGCCATTACGGGTGAGTATGACGGCTGGCCACTCGATCGCGCCCCGTTCGAGATGTTGGCGGGAGATCGGCCGGTCACGGTCTCATCCAGCGGCCGTATCGGCATCACGCGAGCCGTCGAGACACCGTGGCGGTTCGTGCTCGCGGGCTCTCGCTTCGTGAGCCGGCCAACCCCGCGCGGCAAGGTTTGGTAG
- a CDS encoding acyl CoA:acetate/3-ketoacid CoA transferase produces MALKNKIVSADEAAAIIRSGDTVAVSGFVGIGTPDELILALSSRFEATQAPNDLTLVFAAAPGDGKDRGLNRLAREGLVRRVIGGHWALVPKLAELALDEKIEAYNLPLGVVSHLYRDIAARGPGPLTKVGMRTFVDPRLGGGKLNARTTEDLVELVEVGGEPWLRYKSFPIQVALIRGTTADPAGNITMEREALTLDNLATAMAAKNSGGFVIAQVERLAAAESLNPREVVIPGILVDCVVVAEPENHLQTYGTPYNHAYSGRQRVPLDRIAPLPLDERKVIARRCAFALPPGGVVNLGIGMPEGVAAVAAEERLLKYVTLTAEPGIIGGLPQSGLDFGAALNPEAVLHQNQQFDFYNGGGLDLACLGMAQADSRGDVNVSKFGRKLAGAGGFINISQNAKTLVFAGTFTAGDLEVAIEEGQLRIVREGRVPKFVEAVEQITFSGDYAAETGQPVLYVTERCVFRRVPAGMELIEVAPGIDIERDILAHLGFAPLVDAPRTMDPRIFRDGAMGLERDLLGLTLAERISYNPERNTLFVNWEGFQVRTIDDVEMIRREFEQRCRTIGRKVHLIVNYDGFQLDPLVSDAYFSTITYLQGRYYQTASRYTTSAFMRLKLGEALKERDLAPHVFETRAEAQVSADQIRGQRRRPSGATPGETPADVRGHG; encoded by the coding sequence GTGGCACTTAAGAACAAGATCGTTTCCGCGGACGAGGCCGCCGCGATCATCCGCTCGGGTGACACGGTCGCCGTCTCGGGCTTCGTCGGGATCGGCACGCCCGACGAGCTGATCCTGGCGCTGTCCTCCCGCTTCGAGGCGACCCAGGCTCCGAATGACCTCACCCTCGTGTTCGCGGCAGCCCCGGGTGACGGCAAGGACCGCGGGCTCAACCGCCTGGCGCGTGAAGGCCTGGTCCGACGTGTCATCGGCGGCCACTGGGCGCTGGTGCCGAAATTGGCCGAGCTCGCCCTCGACGAGAAGATCGAGGCCTACAATCTCCCGCTCGGGGTAGTGTCGCACCTCTACCGCGACATTGCCGCCAGGGGCCCTGGCCCCCTCACGAAGGTGGGCATGCGCACCTTCGTCGACCCGCGTCTAGGCGGCGGCAAACTCAACGCCCGCACGACGGAGGACTTGGTCGAACTCGTCGAGGTCGGCGGGGAGCCCTGGCTGCGCTACAAGTCCTTTCCGATCCAGGTGGCGCTCATTCGCGGCACCACGGCTGACCCGGCCGGCAACATCACGATGGAACGGGAGGCGCTCACCCTGGACAACCTCGCCACCGCCATGGCGGCGAAGAACTCGGGCGGCTTCGTCATTGCGCAGGTCGAGCGACTGGCCGCGGCGGAGTCGCTGAACCCACGCGAGGTGGTGATCCCGGGCATTCTGGTCGACTGTGTCGTCGTCGCCGAGCCTGAGAATCACCTGCAGACGTACGGGACACCGTACAACCACGCCTACTCCGGTCGGCAGCGCGTGCCGCTCGATCGGATCGCACCGCTGCCGCTCGACGAGCGCAAGGTCATCGCCCGGCGCTGCGCCTTCGCGCTGCCACCGGGCGGCGTGGTCAATCTCGGCATCGGCATGCCGGAAGGGGTGGCGGCCGTGGCGGCCGAAGAGCGCCTGCTCAAATACGTGACGCTCACGGCCGAGCCCGGGATCATCGGCGGCCTGCCACAGAGCGGGCTCGACTTCGGTGCCGCCCTCAACCCGGAAGCCGTCCTGCACCAGAACCAGCAGTTCGATTTCTACAACGGCGGCGGTCTGGACCTCGCCTGCCTCGGCATGGCGCAGGCGGACAGCCGAGGCGACGTGAACGTCTCGAAGTTCGGCCGCAAGCTCGCAGGAGCCGGCGGCTTCATCAACATCTCGCAGAACGCCAAGACCCTCGTCTTCGCCGGGACCTTCACGGCCGGCGACTTGGAGGTCGCGATCGAGGAGGGGCAGCTGCGGATCGTCCGAGAGGGGCGGGTGCCGAAATTCGTCGAGGCTGTTGAGCAGATTACCTTCTCGGGCGACTACGCGGCGGAAACGGGCCAGCCCGTGCTCTACGTGACGGAGCGCTGCGTGTTTCGGCGCGTCCCGGCGGGCATGGAACTGATCGAGGTCGCACCTGGCATCGATATCGAGCGCGACATCCTGGCTCACCTGGGCTTCGCTCCGCTGGTTGACGCACCGCGCACGATGGACCCGCGCATCTTTCGTGATGGCGCGATGGGGCTCGAACGGGATCTCCTCGGGCTCACGCTGGCCGAGCGGATCAGCTACAATCCCGAGCGCAACACGCTGTTCGTCAACTGGGAGGGCTTCCAGGTCCGGACCATCGACGACGTCGAGATGATCCGGCGCGAGTTCGAACAGCGCTGCAGGACGATCGGCCGGAAAGTTCACCTCATCGTCAACTACGACGGCTTTCAGCTTGATCCGCTGGTGAGCGACGCCTACTTCTCGACCATCACGTACCTGCAGGGCCGGTACTATCAGACGGCATCGCGCTACACGACGAGCGCGTTCATGCGGCTGAAGCTCGGCGAGGCGCTGAAGGAACGTGATCTGGCGCCCCACGTGTTCGAGACGCGGGCCGAAGCGCAGGTCTCCGCAGATCAGATCCGGGGGCAGCGCCGCCGGCCGTCGGGAGCAACCCCGGGTGAGACACCGGCCGATGTTCGCGGCCATGGCTGA
- a CDS encoding phasin family protein, giving the protein MQETLLNVTTDAALVSWSGARDVSQRMVTFADVNVTAALDHAERVLQARTPREAGVLHQEYLRDQARCVAQQTREIHDLAAKALGEALGAVVPTK; this is encoded by the coding sequence ATGCAGGAGACGCTGCTCAACGTGACCACGGATGCGGCACTCGTTTCCTGGTCGGGCGCCCGCGACGTGAGCCAGCGCATGGTGACCTTCGCCGACGTTAACGTGACGGCGGCCCTCGACCACGCGGAGCGCGTGCTTCAGGCGCGAACACCCCGAGAGGCCGGCGTTCTGCATCAGGAGTACCTCCGCGACCAGGCTCGATGCGTGGCGCAGCAAACGCGCGAGATCCACGATCTCGCCGCGAAGGCTCTGGGCGAGGCACTCGGCGCTGTCGTGCCGACGAAGTAG
- a CDS encoding patatin-like phospholipase family protein, protein MSRGAIIPGERDQVLIDLALQGGGAHGAFTWGVLDRLMEEPWLRIDGISGTSAGAMNAAVLIDGYERGGRAGARAALEAFWDGVSRAACFSPFRRSPLDVMLGRWTLDHSPLYLAVDLMARVFSPYDLNPGGFNPLERVLAATVDFGRIARSAIKLFVTATNVHTGRGRVFRNADITAEVLLASACLPTMFQAVKIDGEYYWDGGYSGNPTITPLVRECVSQDTIIVQVNPVERPGSPQSAREILNRLNEVSFNAVLLKELRMMALLRQVAPADNSEGAKWAAMRMHRIASDVVAGLGSSSKLNAEWPFLTMLRDEGRRCADVFLAEHGPDVGRRPTFDLDRLLEGV, encoded by the coding sequence ATGTCGCGCGGCGCCATCATACCGGGAGAGCGGGATCAGGTCCTGATCGATCTGGCCCTGCAGGGCGGCGGCGCGCACGGGGCCTTCACCTGGGGCGTGCTCGACCGCCTGATGGAGGAGCCGTGGCTGCGGATCGACGGCATCTCCGGGACGTCGGCCGGAGCCATGAACGCGGCGGTCCTCATCGACGGATATGAGCGGGGCGGGCGTGCCGGCGCCCGCGCGGCGCTGGAAGCCTTCTGGGACGGCGTCTCGCGCGCGGCGTGCTTCAGTCCCTTCCGGCGCAGCCCGCTCGACGTGATGCTCGGTCGCTGGACCCTCGATCACTCGCCTCTCTATCTCGCCGTGGACCTGATGGCCCGGGTGTTCTCGCCCTACGATCTCAATCCGGGAGGGTTCAACCCGCTCGAACGGGTCCTTGCCGCCACGGTGGATTTCGGGAGGATTGCTCGCAGCGCGATCAAGCTGTTCGTCACCGCCACCAATGTCCATACGGGCCGCGGCCGCGTGTTCCGCAACGCGGACATCACCGCCGAGGTGCTTCTCGCCTCCGCCTGCCTGCCGACGATGTTCCAGGCGGTGAAGATCGACGGCGAGTACTACTGGGACGGCGGGTACTCAGGAAACCCGACGATCACCCCGCTCGTGCGCGAGTGCGTGTCGCAGGACACCATCATCGTTCAAGTTAATCCGGTCGAGCGTCCTGGCTCTCCCCAGTCGGCCCGGGAGATCCTGAACCGGCTGAACGAGGTCTCCTTCAACGCGGTCCTGCTCAAGGAACTGCGGATGATGGCCCTGCTGCGGCAGGTCGCCCCAGCGGACAACTCGGAGGGAGCGAAATGGGCCGCGATGCGCATGCATCGCATCGCGAGCGACGTCGTGGCGGGCCTCGGCTCCTCGTCGAAGCTCAATGCGGAATGGCCCTTCCTGACGATGCTGCGCGACGAGGGGCGCCGCTGTGCGGACGTCTTCCTGGCCGAACATGGTCCGGATGTGGGACGGCGCCCGACATTCGACCTAGACCGACTGCTCGAAGGAGTATGA
- a CDS encoding DUF4344 domain-containing metallopeptidase — protein sequence MVTLAPTTRFGSAAAQGADGSRLGAVAEALAEASPSVRSLDARQRSEVTEFVVGNALFVLAHELGHAAVSEFDLPVLGREEGAVDIFATLALLHIGSDFSHRVLIDAARGHYLIGERNLQQRQGLAFYGAHGLDKQRAYQIICLMVGSDPDLFWGVAVKAGLPAERKETCHADFERAETSWVRLLQPHFRPAAAKPSFLEGLLHLAPKPGGRISVTYADASGRIAAYRHVLETAGILEVVRDFAQSSLLLPKDIVIEGEACRYPNAYWDPSERRVIFCYELVPDFIDLAVHDLW from the coding sequence ATGGTGACTCTCGCGCCGACCACCCGTTTCGGGAGCGCAGCCGCACAAGGGGCAGACGGATCAAGACTCGGGGCTGTCGCAGAGGCTCTTGCGGAAGCCAGCCCGTCCGTTCGGAGCCTCGACGCGCGCCAACGGAGCGAAGTCACCGAATTCGTGGTCGGCAATGCGCTCTTCGTCTTGGCGCACGAGCTTGGGCACGCTGCCGTCAGCGAATTCGACCTGCCGGTGCTCGGACGGGAGGAGGGTGCGGTCGACATCTTCGCCACTCTTGCGCTTCTGCACATCGGCAGCGACTTCTCCCATCGCGTTCTGATCGATGCCGCGCGCGGCCATTATCTGATCGGCGAACGCAATCTACAGCAGAGGCAAGGGCTTGCTTTCTACGGGGCGCATGGCCTCGACAAGCAACGTGCCTACCAGATCATCTGCCTGATGGTAGGTTCGGACCCGGACCTGTTCTGGGGCGTAGCGGTCAAAGCAGGTCTGCCCGCAGAGCGGAAGGAAACCTGCCACGCGGACTTCGAGAGAGCAGAGACCTCCTGGGTCCGCTTGTTGCAGCCGCATTTCAGGCCGGCCGCCGCGAAGCCATCGTTCCTGGAGGGCTTGCTTCATTTGGCGCCGAAGCCGGGGGGCAGGATCTCCGTAACGTATGCAGACGCGAGCGGGAGGATCGCGGCATACCGGCATGTCCTCGAGACGGCCGGGATCCTGGAAGTCGTTCGCGATTTCGCCCAATCTAGCTTGCTTCTTCCGAAGGACATCGTGATCGAGGGTGAAGCCTGCAGATATCCCAACGCCTATTGGGATCCGAGCGAGCGCCGGGTCATATTCTGCTACGAGCTTGTTCCCGACTTCATCGACTTAGCCGTTCACGACCTTTGGTGA
- a CDS encoding ArsR family transcriptional regulator produces the protein MFERLAQRPRAVGELASTMTMTRPAVSPHLRVFKHG, from the coding sequence CTGTTCGAGCGTCTTGCGCAGAGACCGCGTGCTGTCGGCGAACTCGCCAGCACAATGACCATGACCCGCCCGGCCGTGTCGCCGCATCTGCGCGTGTTCAAGCACGGCTGA
- the gabD gene encoding NADP-dependent succinate-semialdehyde dehydrogenase, producing MPNSIPNGPLRLRRADLFREQAYIDGAFVAADSGETVVVDNPATGRVLGHVPRMGTAETERAIKAAEVALPGWRQRTAKERATILRRWFTLIMENQEDLAAIMTAEQGKPLVESRGEIAYAASFIEWFAEEAKRIYGDVIPAHGPDKRIVVLKQPIGVCAAITPWNFPAAMITRKAGPALAAGCTMVVKPASQTPFSALALCVLAEEAGIPEGVLSCVTGSAAAIGGAMTASPIVRKLSFTGSTEIGRELLAQCARTIKKTSMELGGNAPFIVFDDADLDLAVKGAIASKYRNAGQTCVCANRILVQEGVYNDFAERLAAAVRAMPVGDGFADGTLIGPLIDAKAVAKVEEHVSDAVEKGARILTGGKRHALGGGFYEPTILADTTPAMRIFREETFGPVAPLFRFRTEAEAVALANDTEFGLASYFYGRDIGRVWRVAEALEYGMVGINEGIISTEVAPFGGVKESGLGREGSHYGIEDYLEVKYLCMGGIS from the coding sequence ATGCCGAATTCAATTCCGAATGGTCCTCTCCGGTTGCGCCGCGCCGATCTGTTCCGCGAGCAGGCCTACATCGACGGCGCGTTCGTAGCCGCCGATAGTGGCGAGACCGTCGTGGTAGATAATCCAGCCACGGGCCGGGTCCTGGGCCACGTGCCGAGGATGGGCACGGCCGAGACCGAGCGCGCCATCAAGGCGGCCGAGGTGGCGCTACCCGGCTGGCGGCAGCGCACCGCCAAGGAGCGCGCCACGATCCTGCGCCGCTGGTTCACCCTGATCATGGAGAACCAGGAGGATCTGGCGGCGATCATGACCGCCGAGCAGGGCAAGCCGCTTGTTGAGAGCCGCGGCGAGATCGCCTACGCGGCCTCCTTCATCGAGTGGTTCGCCGAGGAAGCAAAGCGCATCTACGGTGACGTCATCCCGGCCCACGGACCGGACAAGCGCATCGTGGTGCTCAAGCAGCCGATCGGCGTCTGCGCGGCGATCACGCCCTGGAACTTCCCGGCCGCGATGATCACCCGCAAGGCCGGTCCCGCGCTGGCGGCGGGCTGCACCATGGTGGTGAAGCCCGCGAGCCAGACGCCGTTCTCGGCCCTGGCACTGTGCGTGCTCGCCGAGGAGGCCGGAATCCCCGAAGGTGTGCTCTCCTGCGTCACCGGCTCCGCGGCGGCGATCGGCGGCGCGATGACGGCAAGCCCGATCGTGCGCAAGCTCTCCTTCACCGGCTCGACCGAGATCGGCCGCGAATTGCTCGCGCAATGCGCGCGGACGATCAAGAAGACCTCGATGGAGCTCGGCGGGAACGCGCCCTTCATCGTCTTCGATGACGCGGACCTCGACCTCGCGGTAAAGGGCGCCATCGCCTCGAAGTACCGCAACGCCGGACAGACCTGCGTCTGCGCCAATCGCATCCTGGTGCAGGAGGGAGTCTACAACGACTTCGCGGAGCGCCTCGCGGCAGCGGTGCGGGCGATGCCGGTGGGCGACGGCTTCGCGGACGGCACGCTGATCGGCCCGCTCATCGATGCCAAGGCGGTCGCCAAGGTCGAGGAGCACGTCTCGGACGCGGTGGAGAAAGGCGCCCGTATCCTCACGGGGGGCAAGCGCCACGCCCTCGGCGGCGGCTTCTACGAGCCGACCATCCTCGCCGACACCACCCCCGCCATGCGGATCTTCCGCGAGGAGACCTTCGGGCCGGTGGCGCCCCTGTTCCGCTTCCGTACCGAGGCGGAGGCGGTGGCACTGGCCAACGACACCGAGTTCGGGCTCGCCTCCTACTTCTACGGCCGCGACATCGGCCGGGTCTGGCGGGTGGCGGAGGCGCTCGAGTACGGCATGGTGGGGATCAACGAGGGGATCATCTCGACCGAGGTGGCGCCCTTCGGCGGCGTCAAGGAGAGCGGGCTCGGCCGCGAGGGCTCGCATTACGGCATCGAGGACTACCTGGAGGTCAAGTATCTCTGCATGGGAGGCATCTCCTGA
- a CDS encoding alpha/beta hydrolase — protein sequence MTGIAVERMKIEILHRRPSAVSHNVKIIFVHGISVGAWVWNEHFLPFFADAGFEAHALSLRGHGESDGHENISTWRLADYTRDLAEAVRQIGGPAVLIGHSLGGAVVQNWVRCGGHAAGMVLLASVPPWGLALSAIHMSLTTPDLFRHVLTMSVGGTANGSLGALRRGFFSEDLSDERFEYIRARAGQESVLIGSELQGWPPFAPLPWQAPRTFVLGGADDCFVPPDEVRRTGIYYGARTTIVPHLAHTLMLEPRWESAAHPLLKWLTALRS from the coding sequence ATGACCGGCATCGCTGTAGAACGCATGAAAATAGAAATCTTACATCGCCGACCGTCTGCCGTAAGTCACAACGTAAAAATTATTTTCGTGCATGGAATTTCGGTCGGAGCTTGGGTGTGGAACGAACATTTTCTCCCCTTCTTTGCCGATGCAGGGTTTGAGGCACACGCACTCAGCCTTCGTGGTCATGGCGAGAGCGATGGACACGAAAATATTTCGACCTGGCGCCTGGCGGATTACACCCGAGACCTGGCCGAAGCCGTGCGGCAGATCGGTGGTCCGGCGGTGCTCATCGGCCATTCTCTGGGCGGGGCCGTGGTTCAGAACTGGGTGCGCTGCGGCGGCCACGCTGCTGGCATGGTCCTGCTCGCCTCAGTCCCGCCATGGGGACTGGCGTTGTCAGCGATCCACATGAGCCTGACCACGCCTGATCTCTTCCGGCACGTGCTCACAATGAGCGTCGGCGGCACCGCAAACGGTAGCTTGGGTGCCCTCCGGCGTGGCTTCTTTTCCGAAGACCTCTCCGATGAGCGATTTGAGTACATCCGCGCGCGTGCCGGCCAAGAGTCGGTCTTGATCGGCTCAGAATTGCAAGGCTGGCCGCCCTTTGCCCCACTGCCGTGGCAAGCGCCGCGCACTTTCGTACTTGGAGGCGCAGATGACTGCTTCGTGCCACCTGATGAAGTGCGGCGAACTGGAATCTACTATGGTGCGCGCACAACTATCGTGCCGCACCTCGCCCATACGCTGATGCTGGAGCCGCGCTGGGAAAGCGCTGCTCACCCACTTCTGAAATGGCTCACGGCTCTGCGGTCATAG